One Melospiza georgiana isolate bMelGeo1 chromosome 12, bMelGeo1.pri, whole genome shotgun sequence genomic window carries:
- the LOC131088392 gene encoding serine/threonine-protein kinase PAK 3-like isoform X2, which translates to MQLRDGPSSDSAAADLIIQLSRGGYMATCPLKGDSHSCPQATTLPPEPQLALSLPGQEDNEKKVDKEPAAVSSGGSIHTSSLLGAEDADDETLLLSDTLSRSSGPLDKPRVRLQKKFCVTEEVLEQLRGIVNEGDPKTKYIDFVQVGQGWP; encoded by the exons ATGCAGCTGCGCGATGGGCCCAGCAGCGACAGCGCGGCAGCGG ATCTGATCATCCAGTTATCCAGAGGTGGATACATGGCAacctgtcctttg AAGGGAGACTCTCACTCCTGTCCCCAAGCCACAACATTGCCACCAGAACCTCAGCTGGCTCTTTCCCTTCCTGGACAAGAGGATAATGAGAAGAAGGTGGACAAGGAACctgcagctgtttcctcagGAGGATCA ATCCACACGAgctctctgctgggagctgaagATGCAGATGATGAGACACTTCTCCTGTCTGACACCCTCAGCAGAAGCTCAGGTCCTCTGGACAAACCCAGGGTCCGGCTGCAGAAGAAATTCTGTGTGACAGAGGAAGTGCTGGAACAGCTGA gGGGCATTGTCAACGAGGGGGACCCTAAGACCAAATACATTGATTTTGTTCAAGTTGGCCAAGG GTGGCCCTAA
- the LOC131088392 gene encoding serine/threonine-protein kinase PAK 3-like isoform X1 encodes MPLRRRSRKELLVNEIQIMKENRHPNIVNYIDSYLVNEDLWLVMEYVDGGTLTSVLVRVLMEEGMIAAISKECLKALDFLHSKNVIHRDVKSDNILLGMDGSVKLTDFGLCAQLSPERSTRCTMLGSPYWVAPEIVKRKEYDTQVDIWALGIVAIEMLEGEPPYFKESPIQAQRLIARNRYPPLRMPSKMSILFHAFLHSCLDTNPSIRWTARELLQHPFLRTAVSLSVLPDLICIARKVCQTTETAQDSSANTQEKKE; translated from the exons ATGCCTCTGCGCAGACGGAGCAGGAAGGAACTCCTTGTCAACGAGATTCAGATCATGAAGGAAAACAGGCATCCCAATATTGTCAATTATATAGACAG ctACCTGGTGAATGAAGACCTGTGGCTCGTGATGGAATATGTGGATGGAGGCACTTTAACCAGTGTTCTTGTCCGAGTCTTAATGGAGGAAGGAATGATAGCTGCTATCAGCAAGGAG TGCCTCAAAGCCCTggattttcttcattcaaaGAATGTGATCCACAGAGATGTCAAAAGTGACAATATTCTTCTCGGGATGGACGGCTCTGTGAAACTGA ctGATTTTGGCCTGTGTGCTCAGCTGAGCCCGGAGCGGAGCACACGGTGCACGATGCTTGGCTCTCCTTACTGGGTAGCACCAGAAAttgtgaaaagaaaggaatatgACACCCAAGTGGACATCTGGGCCCTTGGGATTGTGGCCATTGAAATGCTGGAGGGAGAACCTCCATACTTTAAAGAAAGCCCCATCCAG gctcaGCGCCTGATTGCCCGGAACAGGTACCCCCCTCTGAGGATGCCCAGCAAGATGTCAATTCTGTTCCACGCCTTCCTGCACTCCTGCCTGGACACCAACCCCAGCATCCGCTGGACAgccagggagctcctgcag CATCCATTTTTACGAACAGCCGTGAGTCTCTCTGTCCTGCCTGACTTGATCTGTATAGCCAGGAAAGTCTGTCAGACCACGGAAACAGCTCAGGACAGCAGTGCCAACacacaggaaaagaaggaataa
- the CAPN6 gene encoding calpain-6, whose product MSSSVQLFRDQRYHELKGQCLQQGILFEDPEFPASDESLYYDSAAKGKVEWKRPKDLCDDPHLLVDGMSSHDFHQGKLGNCWFVAACSCLALRKSLWQQVIPDYSEQEWDPKSPRKYAGIFRFRFWRFGEWTEVVVDDLLPTENGRLIYCHSNVRNEFWSALLEKAYAKLAGSYQALDGGCAAEALVDFTGAVAESINLEEGKYGELIPEQMKLFEDLMKVHKRGGFISCSISESPGRPSEAETEKGLIVGHAYSVTAIRKLRLGETMVLSFKAQKLFMIRLRNPWGKKEWHGAWSDSSEEWKKVSDSERKNLGLTVENDGEFWMTFEDWCKNFTDVDICRTVNTSCFSLHKTWEKEMMYGAWAKHPEPLLNRSGGCFDNRETFLQNPQYLFDVKKAQDKVLVSLQQEDRRKYKKEGKGDNITIGFEILKVEDNRRYRLHKLTVQERVATSPYSNTRSVFLRRTLQQGRYVLVPTTYIPGVPTKFILRLYTDVPSKLRELKEDRPKMTCWSLLCGYPRRVTQIKVHSAEGLQKQDRSGGADPYVLIKCENQSRRSPVQHDTTSPVFNTQVIFYRKDIDSPVTIQVWNSSLLRDQLLGQAVLAASPGEPRQQQRLKLRGRGGGEAAEVPGHISVTVLSSDDLGEL is encoded by the exons GACCTCTGTGACGATCCCCACCTGCTTGTGGATGGAATGAGCTCCCACGACTTCCACCAGGGCAAGCTGGGGAATTGCTGGTTTGTGGCTGCgtgctcctgcctggctttgAGGAAGAGCCTCTGGCAGCAG GTGATTCCAGACTACAGTGAGCAGGAGTGGGACCCCAAAAGCCCAAGGAAGTACGCTGGGATTTTCCGTTTCCGCTTCTGGCGCTTTGGAGAGTGGACAGAGGTGGTGGTGGATGATCTGCTGCCCACTGAGAATGGCAGGCTCATCTACTGCCATTCCAATGTGAGGAATGAATTCTGGAGTGCTCTGCTGGAGAAAGCTTATGCTAA GCTGGCTGGATCCTACCAAGCCCTGGAtggaggctgtgctgcagaagcCCTGGTGGATTTCACTGGAGCAGTGGCAGAATCCATCAATTTGGAGGAGGGCAAATATGGTGAGCTTATTCCTGAGCAGATGAAGCTGTTTGAAGACTTGATGAAAGTGCATAAAAGAGGAGGGTTCATCAGCTGCTCCATTTCG GAGTCCCCTGGGCGGCCCAGCGAGGCAGAGACAGAGAAGGGGCTGATCGTGGGCCATGCCTATTCCGTGACTGCCATCAGGAAGCTGCGCCTCGGCGAGACCATGGTGCTCTCCTTCAAGGCACAAAAGCTGTTCATGATCAGGCTGAGGAACCCCTGGGGCAAGAAGGAGTGGCATGGTGCTTGGAGTGACAG ctctgaagagtggaagaaAGTCAGCGATTCTGAGCGCAAGAATTTGGGGCTCACTGTTGAGAACGATGGAGAGTTCTG GATGACGTTTGAGGACTGGTGTAAGAATTTCACAGATGTGGACATCTGCAGGACTGTGAACACCTCCTGCTTCAGCCTCCACAAGACCTGGGAGAAGGAAATGATGTATGGGGCTTGGGCAAAGCATCCAGAGCCCCTGCTGAACCGATCTGGGGGCTGCTTTGATAACAGAGAGACCTTCCTGCAGAACCCCCAG TACCTCTTTGATGTTAAGAAGGCCCAGGACAAAGTGCTGGTGTCCTTACAGCAGGAGGATCGCCGCAAGTACAAGAAAGAAGGCAAAGGAGACAACATCACCATTGGCTTTGAAATCCTCAAG gtggagGACAACAGGAGGTACAGGCTGCACAAGCTGACGGTGCAGGAGAGAGTGGCCACGTCTCCCTACTCCAACACTCGCAGCGTGTTCCTGAGGAGGACCCTGCAGCAAGGCCGCTACGTCCTGGTCCCCACCACCTACatcccaggtgtccccacaAAATTCATCCTCAGGCTCTACACAGATGTGCCTTCAAAACTCAG GGAGCTGAAGGAAGATAGGCCTAAAATGACGTGTTGGAGTCTTCTTTGTGGCTACCCACGCAGAGTCACCCAAATCAAAGTCCACTCTGCAGAGGGTTTGCAGAAACAAGACAGATCAGGAG GGGCAGATCCCTACGTGCTCATCAAGTGTGAGAACCAGAGCCGGCGCTCCCCGGTGCAGCACGACACCACCAGCCCCGTGTTCAACACCCAGGTGATCTTCTACAGGAAGGACATCGACAGTCCTGTCACAATCCAG GTGTGGAACAGCAGCCTCCTGAGGGaccagctcctggggcaggcgGTGCTGGCAGCGTCCCCCGGCGAGCCccgccagcagcagcggctgaagctgcggggcaggggcggcggGGAAGCGGCCGAGGTGCCGGGGCACATCAGCGTCACCGTGCTGAGCAGCGATGACCTGGGCGAGCTCTGA